From Lysobacter silvisoli, the proteins below share one genomic window:
- the glp gene encoding molybdopterin molybdotransferase MoeA: MHAFPTGLSFDEALAIVAEVAAEHRLEHESLALARCHGRVLAQDLDAPLALPPFDNSAMDGFAFRHADLSAAEAGQGARLRLAGEQFAGAALAPALMPGQCLRITTGAAMPAGADTVAIKEHVSLDGDTVLIPADTAPGANVRYAGEDVRVGERVLHAGQVLTPPRLSLAASLGQPALSVARRPTVAVFTSGDELVEPGLPLGPGQIHDSNRELLMGLLRADGLEPTAWPRLPDDPRQVEIALRDAACAFDLVLTCGAVSAGEKDHIPAVLERFGRVHFWKVRMKPGMPLLFGSLDQARVLGLPGNPVSVLATYLGVARPLIDGLQGRRDPRPRWRARLVAPIDKRHPRREFLRAKLNADEQGVLWADPNPATGSHRLRAAADSNALIVIGDGLQQLEAGAVVEVLPY; encoded by the coding sequence ATGCATGCCTTCCCCACCGGCCTGAGTTTCGACGAAGCCCTGGCGATCGTCGCCGAGGTCGCGGCCGAACACCGGCTCGAGCACGAAAGCCTGGCCCTGGCGCGCTGCCACGGCCGCGTGCTCGCGCAAGACCTGGACGCGCCGCTGGCGCTGCCGCCGTTCGACAACAGCGCGATGGACGGATTCGCCTTCCGCCACGCCGACCTGTCGGCCGCCGAAGCCGGGCAGGGCGCGCGCCTGCGCCTGGCCGGCGAACAATTCGCCGGCGCGGCCCTGGCCCCGGCGCTGATGCCGGGTCAATGCCTGCGCATCACCACCGGCGCGGCCATGCCGGCCGGCGCCGATACCGTCGCGATCAAGGAGCACGTGAGCCTGGACGGCGACACGGTGCTGATCCCCGCCGACACCGCGCCCGGCGCGAACGTGCGCTATGCCGGCGAGGACGTGCGCGTGGGCGAGCGCGTGCTGCACGCGGGCCAGGTGCTCACGCCGCCGCGCCTGTCGCTGGCCGCGTCGCTGGGGCAGCCCGCGCTGAGCGTGGCGCGGCGGCCGACGGTGGCGGTGTTCACCAGCGGCGACGAACTGGTCGAACCCGGCCTGCCGCTGGGCCCGGGCCAGATCCACGACAGCAACCGCGAACTGCTGATGGGCCTGCTGCGCGCCGACGGCCTGGAACCCACCGCCTGGCCGCGCCTGCCCGACGATCCGCGCCAGGTGGAGATCGCGCTGCGCGACGCCGCCTGCGCCTTCGACCTGGTGCTGACCTGCGGTGCGGTCTCGGCCGGCGAGAAGGATCACATCCCGGCGGTGCTCGAACGCTTCGGCCGCGTGCATTTCTGGAAGGTGCGGATGAAGCCGGGCATGCCGCTGCTGTTCGGCAGCCTGGATCAGGCCCGCGTGCTCGGCCTGCCGGGCAATCCGGTCTCGGTGCTGGCGACCTATCTGGGCGTGGCCCGGCCGCTGATCGACGGCCTGCAGGGCCGGCGCGATCCGCGCCCGCGCTGGCGCGCGCGCCTGGTTGCGCCGATCGACAAGCGCCACCCGCGCCGCGAATTCCTGCGCGCCAAGCTCAACGCCGACGAGCAGGGCGTGCTCTGGGCCGATCCCAATCCGGCCACCGGGTCGCACCGCCTGCGCGCGGCGGCCGACTCCAACGCCCTGATCGTGATCGGCGACGGACTGCAGCAACTCGAGGCCGGCGCCGTGGTCGAGGTGCTGCCGTACTGA